Proteins from a genomic interval of Osmia bicornis bicornis chromosome 11, iOsmBic2.1, whole genome shotgun sequence:
- the LOC114875926 gene encoding golgin subfamily A member 4-like isoform X2, which produces MFKKFKDKLAEEMKQSPARLQASMQQLAQAVVSPALSSSSIQELSTSNDNFSLTEEGDETPKNSPAKHGFQNVDLMSSTPNSIGISRRSSVNSVTSDTSSLFPIYESPANLYHLQSDMDQSASEIDENISSQLDKITKDQIYSAYRKVQAKYHKYRGRYTDLATHYRELERVKGKLESVLVETQDKVLRRIADLKEQCQLEQQAKAHLEEALRNDIEEKDHIINTLNTKIKLLQTSSGPNSDVIMSGATNEDKGSEENLKDNLIDLNTESSVNSTENSLLIENTQLKDKLKKLENVVLKYKESLKRNKEKFTEVLTEKNTLESDYESLKYSYTEKEKELNNAHTEIRNLTDQMIILKKREEESVISLAENKLSIHRELEDKEEQIKKLQLELKHMTESKDNLNEIVNKYKTELEKLKLFHSTQNLDSEKKEIVHDVSKGKSETFKLTQQETQQKSISSEDKMDVIDHEENIKKTQIEDSEMNQSIKSKLDESKSELQKHTIEDLQKLIEEYQNNKIKLSMELSNCKLRYTELKNEQDAHKIIAEEKKKEADAMIEKLQATVQSLDKELENMRNALMDRDKVCENYNAKVNEYKMIVEETNEKILAQDTEIKTFKEKEQQANKLKIELENKVRELSETCNELQSCKTVMSDLKNKLQTYNSDIDLLREERNNLIKNILNYKISIQNLKTNNKRIKSDVTEHLTQFNNEMFALKNVLGVCLKEEAIIQNVETEDLQMKLKEFEEFKQKYDELQTELKDTICIKSDLQANLEKYNEQLKEMSINLEQQNEVDVKNRKLIAEIDNLNFKLYDLRNVSEEMNSLKIESKSLKEELNNVNTVNQLLSNEISELKIQFEEANNNKKELEETISMLKSESSNCNNKLEKQINSLQSEIILLKESMVEKDKQVNTLNEELRSKESFVNSLKNECEKHTKLIAKYEDQISKLKQGKETLQKTVQSMQDKLGKLKDIKQKQGLTIQELNGEINEVKIINTELLEKLKILENEINALKSENGQIITLQNSNSSITSELEQLKSIHHEIDLENKNLKDGQNELLKRNQELHESNEKLIQEVVFYEKRNEQLLNDNKQLQMEIESHKNSLSGQNQDIENLKSEIETLSTELESKTEKLNLQFEEFRLCKKEAEEIKEYFTKENKNLQNEICKLDIALKDRESIEEKNKELLDDVESLRKEIIRLKAIKEENDNLKLEINNLTEMKVNLEKMQLQYNELTNEYVFLKNNIAELEGVNSVNIKLQSTVNNLEAKISSLEQAESNNIELKTELDTLKTTNTEVLSQINKISVEREQLIAELGELKLTVDEKVAELKLLDNKNMELLKEIERLKSLTMEDEAIVEAETSRNTIEHMKEEIGRLHAEAEVLKKSNISLQEKVQNANTNKTVDDSFIKESDMLQEENKKLEAQLDEALITFQAKELQMQIMNNELKNQADKLKEELKTNEEEQSMRLKQLVKEFQAQLHDKEEELHAALEKRFDRQQNYESNLVQQYKEQLKDFQVELTTKSEQIENLILENKNLMAQKTKDINQLIEKVTSMKKEHADEMREIEKKWKSIVQQKTDKLEAKHEEEINELTREWRNERRELESTSRVAMAAVQSNTGSFHTLQQTLTAQRRELAELRKLVKLRHDTLEDSTEIEYLRNILFEYMMGRETMVLARVIAAVVKFDQEQTAKILKKEEDKMTLVKKFSKYMCYHFEYFNPKLLVISAWFFGSYIVKNPVYNLKRVSTFVY; this is translated from the exons atgtttaaaaaatttaaggaCAAGCTTGCAGAAGAGATGAAACAATCACCTGCTAGGCTGCAAGCAAGCATGCAGCAATTAGCACAG GCAGTGGTATCTCCAGCTTTATCCAGTAGTTCAATACAAGaattatctacatcaaatgacAATTTTAGCTTAACAGAGGAAGGAGATG AAACTCCTAAAAATAGTCCTGCCAAACATGGCTTTCAAAATGTAGATTTAATGTCATCCACACCAAATTCAATAGGTATTTCTAGGAGATCATCAGTTAATAGTGTTACCAGTGATACTTCATCTCTTTTTCCAATTTATGAAAGTCCTGCTAATTTATATCACTTGCAA tCTGATATGGATCAGTCTGCCAGTGAGATAGATGAAAATATAAGTTCACAGTTagataaaattacaaaagatCAGATATATTCAGCATATCGAAAGGTGCAAGcaaaatatcataaatatcGTGGAAGATACACTGATTTAGCAACACACTATAGGGAATTAGAAAGAGTGAAAGGCAAACTAGAATCAGTTTTAGTTGAAACGCAAGATAAAGTATTAAGAAGGATTGCAGATTTAAAAGAACAGTGTCAGCTAGAACAACAGGCAAAAGCTCATTTAGAAGAAGCATTAAGAAATGATATTGAAGAAAAGGAtcatataataaatacattaaatACAAAG aTTAAACTTTTGCAAACTAGTAGTGGACCAAATTCAGATGTTATAATGTCAGGTGCTACAAATGAAGATAAAGGAAGTGAAGAAAATTTAAAGGATAATCTTATTGATTTAAATACTGAATCATCTGTTAATTCTACTGAAAATTCtttgttaattgaaaatacgCAACTgaaagataaattgaaaaaattagaaaacgtTGTACTTAAATACAAGGAATCCTTGAaacgaaataaagaaaaatttactGAAGTATTAACCGAAAAGAATACATTAGAATCTGATTATGAATCATTAAAATACTCTTATacagaaaaagagaaagaattaaataatgcACATACAGAAATCAGAAATTTAACTGATcaaatgattattttaaaaaagcgGGAAGAAGAGTCTGTTATATCATTAGCTGAAAATAAACTCTCAATTCACAGAGAATTAGAAGACAAGGAAGAAcagattaaaaaattacaattggAGTTGAAACATATGACGGAATCTAAAGATAACTTAAATGAAATTgtgaataaatataaaaccGAATTAGAGAAGTTGAAATTGTTTCATAGTACACAAAATTTAGAttcagaaaagaaagaaattgttCACGATGTCTCAAAAGGAAAATCAGAAACATTCAAGCTAACACAGCAAGAAACGCAACAAAAGTCAATTAGTTCGGAAGATAAAATGGACGTGATAGATCACGaagaaaacataaaaaaaactCAAATAGAAGACAGTGAAATGAATCAAAGTAtaaaatctaaattagatGAAAGTAAAAGTGAACTTCAAAAACATACGATAGAAGATTTACAGAAACTTATAGAAGAATAtcaaaataacaaaatcaaaTTATCTATGGAACTATCGAATTGCAAGCTTAGATATACAGAACTTAAAAATGAGCAAGATGCTCACAAAATTATtgcagaagaaaagaaaaaggaagctGATGCAATGATTGAGAAGTTACAAGCTACTGTGCAAAGTCTAGATAAAGAATTAGAAAACATGAGAAATGCTTTAATGGATAGAGATAAGGTGTGTGAAAATTATAACGCAAAAGTtaatgaatataaaatgatagtTGAGGAAactaatgaaaaaatattggCACAAGatacagaaataaaaacatttaaagaaaaagagcaacaagctaataaattaaagattGAGTTAGAAAATAAAGTTAGAGAATTATCAGAAACATGTAATGAACTTCAATCTTGTAAAACTGTAATGTCGGACCTTAAGAATAAACTGCAAACATATAATTCTGATATCGATTTACTTCGTGAAgagagaaataatttaatcaaaaatattttaaattacaaaatttctattcaaaacctaaaaacaaataataagcGTATTAAAAGTGATGTAACGGAACATTTAACGcaatttaataatgaaatgttTGCTCTGAAGAACGTACTTGGTGTATGTTTGAAAGAGGAAGCTATTATTCAAAATGTTGAGACAGAAGatttacaaatgaaattaaaagaatttgaaGAATTTAAACAGAAATATGATGAACTACAAACAGAACTAAAAGATACTATATGTATTAAATCTGACTTACAAGCAAACTtggaaaaatataatgaacaGTTAAAGGAGATGTCGATAAATCTTGAACAGCAAAATGAAGTTGATGTAAAAAATCGTAAACTTATAGCTGAAATAGATAAtcttaatttcaaattatatgATTTAAGAAATGTATCAGAAGAAATGAATTCATTGAAAATAGAATCTAAATCATTAAAGGAAGAACTTAATAATGTTAACACGGTAAATCAGTTGCTTTCCAATGAAATATcagaattaaaaatacaatttgaGGAAGccaataacaataaaaaagaattagaaGAAACTATTTCAATGTTAAAATCTGAAAGTTCCAACTGTAACAATAAGTtggaaaaacaaataaattctttgcaatcagaaattatacttttgaAAGAAAGTATGGTTGAAAAAGATAAACAAGTAAATACTTTAAATGAGGAGCTAAGAAGTAAAGAAAGTTTTGTAAACAGTTTAAAGAACGAATGTGAAAAGCACacaaaattaattgcaaaatatgAAGATCAAATTAGTAAACTCAAACAAGGGAAAGAAACACTACAGAAAACAGTACAATCAATGCAGGACAAACTGGGCAagttaaaagatattaaacaaaaacaAGGCTTAACAATACAAGAATTAAATGGTGAAATTAACGAAGTAAAGATCATAAATActgaattattagaaaaattaaaaatattagaaaacgaaataaatGCATTGAAATCTGAAAATGGCCAAATAATTACATTACAAAATAGTAATTCATCTATAACTTCAGAATTGGAACAATTAAAATCAATACATCATGAAATTGACCtagaaaataagaatttaaaaGATGGACAGAATGAACTTTTAAAACGTAATCAAGAATTACATGAgtctaatgaaaaattaatacaagAAGTTGTGTTTTACGAAAAACGTAACGAGCAATTGTTAAATGATAATAAACAGTTACAGATGGAGATTGAATCACACAAAAATAGTTTAAGTGGACAAAATCAGGATATTGAGAATCTAAAAAGTGAAATTGAGACATTGAGTACAGAATTGGAATCCAAAACGGAAAAACTGAATTTACAGTTTGAAGAATTTCGATTGTGTAAAAAAGAAGcagaagaaattaaagaatatttcacaaaagaaaataaaaatttacagaatGAAATCTGTAAATTAGATATTGCTTTGAAAGATAGAGAAAgtatagaagaaaaaaataaagaacttCTAGATGATGTAGAGTcattaagaaaagaaattataagactaaaagcaattaaagaagaaaatgataatttaaaattggaaataaataatttgactGAAATGAaagttaatttagaaaaaatgcAGTTACAATATAACGAATTAACTAATGAATAtgtgtttttaaaaaataacattgcAGAATTGGAAGGTGTAAATTCTGTCAATATAAAACTTCAATCAACTGTAAATAATTTAGAAGCTAAGATTTCTAGTTTAGAGCAAGCAGAATCTAAcaatattgaattaaaaacTGAACTTGATACATTAAAAACAACAAATACAGAAGTATTAtctcaaataaataaaataagtgtAGAAAGAGAACAATTAATAGCAGAACTTGGAGAATTAAAACTTACAGTAGATGAAAAAGTAGCAGAATTGAAATTgttagataataaaaatatggaattattgaaagaaattgaaaggTTGAAATCTTTAACAATGGAAGATGAAGCAATAGTAGAAGCAGAAACATCAAGAAATACTATTGAACatatgaaagaagaaattggTAGATTGCATGCAGAAGCTGAAGTtcttaaaaaatcaaatatttcacTACAAGAAAAAGTACAAAATGCAAATACGAACAAAACTGTAGATGATTCCTTTATCAAAGAAAGTGATATGTtacaagaagaaaataaaaaattggaagCCCAATTAGATGAGGCATTAATTACATTCCAAGCAAAGGAACTACAAATGCAAATtatgaataatgaattgaaAAATCAAGCAGATAAGCTGAAGGAGGAACTGAAAACAAATGAAGAAGAGCAGAGTATGAGATtaaaacaattagttaaagAATTTCAAGCTCAGTTACATGACAAAGAGGAAGAGTTACATGCTGCATTGGAAAAACGATttg ATCGCCAACAAAATTATGAATCAAATCTTGTTCAGCAATATAAAGAACAGTTAAAGGATTTTCAAGTAGAATTAACAACGAAATCTGAGCAAATTGAAAATCTAATTTTAGAAAACAAGAACTTAATGGCacaaaaaacaaaagataTAAATCAGTTAATAGAAAAAGTTACATCAATGAAAAAAGAACATGCAGATGAAATgagagaaattgaaaagaaatggAAATCAATTGTGCAACAAAAAACTGACAAACTGGAAGCAAaacacgaagaagaaattaatgaattaacaAGAGAATGGCGAAATGAAAGAAGG GAATTAGAGAGTACTTCGCGGGTTGCAATGGCCGCTGTACAATCTAATACAGGCTCTTTTCATACTCTTCAACAAACATTAACGGCTCAGAGACGAGAATTAGCTGAACTTAGAAAATTAGTGAAATTAAGACATGACACGTTAGAAGATTCAACGGAAATTGAGTaccttagaaatattttatttgaatatatGATGGGACGAGAAACAATGGTACTTGCTAGAGTAATTGCTGCAGTTGTTAAGTTTGATCAAGAACAAACGGCAAAAATacttaaaaaagaagaagataaaaTGACATTGGTAAAGAAATTTAGTAAATATATGTGCTATCATTTTGAATACTTTAATCCTAAATTACTTGTCATTTCAGCTTGGTTCTTTGGGTCTTACATAGTAAAAAATCctgtatataatttaaaacGTGTAAGTACTTTTGTATATTAG
- the LOC114875926 gene encoding golgin subfamily A member 4-like isoform X1, whose product MFKKFKDKLAEEMKQSPARLQASMQQLAQAVVSPALSSSSIQELSTSNDNFSLTEEGDETPKNSPAKHGFQNVDLMSSTPNSIGISRRSSVNSVTSDTSSLFPIYESPANLYHLQSDMDQSASEIDENISSQLDKITKDQIYSAYRKVQAKYHKYRGRYTDLATHYRELERVKGKLESVLVETQDKVLRRIADLKEQCQLEQQAKAHLEEALRNDIEEKDHIINTLNTKIKLLQTSSGPNSDVIMSGATNEDKGSEENLKDNLIDLNTESSVNSTENSLLIENTQLKDKLKKLENVVLKYKESLKRNKEKFTEVLTEKNTLESDYESLKYSYTEKEKELNNAHTEIRNLTDQMIILKKREEESVISLAENKLSIHRELEDKEEQIKKLQLELKHMTESKDNLNEIVNKYKTELEKLKLFHSTQNLDSEKKEIVHDVSKGKSETFKLTQQETQQKSISSEDKMDVIDHEENIKKTQIEDSEMNQSIKSKLDESKSELQKHTIEDLQKLIEEYQNNKIKLSMELSNCKLRYTELKNEQDAHKIIAEEKKKEADAMIEKLQATVQSLDKELENMRNALMDRDKVCENYNAKVNEYKMIVEETNEKILAQDTEIKTFKEKEQQANKLKIELENKVRELSETCNELQSCKTVMSDLKNKLQTYNSDIDLLREERNNLIKNILNYKISIQNLKTNNKRIKSDVTEHLTQFNNEMFALKNVLGVCLKEEAIIQNVETEDLQMKLKEFEEFKQKYDELQTELKDTICIKSDLQANLEKYNEQLKEMSINLEQQNEVDVKNRKLIAEIDNLNFKLYDLRNVSEEMNSLKIESKSLKEELNNVNTVNQLLSNEISELKIQFEEANNNKKELEETISMLKSESSNCNNKLEKQINSLQSEIILLKESMVEKDKQVNTLNEELRSKESFVNSLKNECEKHTKLIAKYEDQISKLKQGKETLQKTVQSMQDKLGKLKDIKQKQGLTIQELNGEINEVKIINTELLEKLKILENEINALKSENGQIITLQNSNSSITSELEQLKSIHHEIDLENKNLKDGQNELLKRNQELHESNEKLIQEVVFYEKRNEQLLNDNKQLQMEIESHKNSLSGQNQDIENLKSEIETLSTELESKTEKLNLQFEEFRLCKKEAEEIKEYFTKENKNLQNEICKLDIALKDRESIEEKNKELLDDVESLRKEIIRLKAIKEENDNLKLEINNLTEMKVNLEKMQLQYNELTNEYVFLKNNIAELEGVNSVNIKLQSTVNNLEAKISSLEQAESNNIELKTELDTLKTTNTEVLSQINKISVEREQLIAELGELKLTVDEKVAELKLLDNKNMELLKEIERLKSLTMEDEAIVEAETSRNTIEHMKEEIGRLHAEAEVLKKSNISLQEKVQNANTNKTVDDSFIKESDMLQEENKKLEAQLDEALITFQAKELQMQIMNNELKNQADKLKEELKTNEEEQSMRLKQLVKEFQAQLHDKEEELHAALEKRFDRQQNYESNLVQQYKEQLKDFQVELTTKSEQIENLILENKNLMAQKTKDINQLIEKVTSMKKEHADEMREIEKKWKSIVQQKTDKLEAKHEEEINELTREWRNERRPDVQNDLTPKELESTSRVAMAAVQSNTGSFHTLQQTLTAQRRELAELRKLVKLRHDTLEDSTEIEYLRNILFEYMMGRETMVLARVIAAVVKFDQEQTAKILKKEEDKMTLVKKFSKYMCYHFEYFNPKLLVISAWFFGSYIVKNPVYNLKRVSTFVY is encoded by the exons atgtttaaaaaatttaaggaCAAGCTTGCAGAAGAGATGAAACAATCACCTGCTAGGCTGCAAGCAAGCATGCAGCAATTAGCACAG GCAGTGGTATCTCCAGCTTTATCCAGTAGTTCAATACAAGaattatctacatcaaatgacAATTTTAGCTTAACAGAGGAAGGAGATG AAACTCCTAAAAATAGTCCTGCCAAACATGGCTTTCAAAATGTAGATTTAATGTCATCCACACCAAATTCAATAGGTATTTCTAGGAGATCATCAGTTAATAGTGTTACCAGTGATACTTCATCTCTTTTTCCAATTTATGAAAGTCCTGCTAATTTATATCACTTGCAA tCTGATATGGATCAGTCTGCCAGTGAGATAGATGAAAATATAAGTTCACAGTTagataaaattacaaaagatCAGATATATTCAGCATATCGAAAGGTGCAAGcaaaatatcataaatatcGTGGAAGATACACTGATTTAGCAACACACTATAGGGAATTAGAAAGAGTGAAAGGCAAACTAGAATCAGTTTTAGTTGAAACGCAAGATAAAGTATTAAGAAGGATTGCAGATTTAAAAGAACAGTGTCAGCTAGAACAACAGGCAAAAGCTCATTTAGAAGAAGCATTAAGAAATGATATTGAAGAAAAGGAtcatataataaatacattaaatACAAAG aTTAAACTTTTGCAAACTAGTAGTGGACCAAATTCAGATGTTATAATGTCAGGTGCTACAAATGAAGATAAAGGAAGTGAAGAAAATTTAAAGGATAATCTTATTGATTTAAATACTGAATCATCTGTTAATTCTACTGAAAATTCtttgttaattgaaaatacgCAACTgaaagataaattgaaaaaattagaaaacgtTGTACTTAAATACAAGGAATCCTTGAaacgaaataaagaaaaatttactGAAGTATTAACCGAAAAGAATACATTAGAATCTGATTATGAATCATTAAAATACTCTTATacagaaaaagagaaagaattaaataatgcACATACAGAAATCAGAAATTTAACTGATcaaatgattattttaaaaaagcgGGAAGAAGAGTCTGTTATATCATTAGCTGAAAATAAACTCTCAATTCACAGAGAATTAGAAGACAAGGAAGAAcagattaaaaaattacaattggAGTTGAAACATATGACGGAATCTAAAGATAACTTAAATGAAATTgtgaataaatataaaaccGAATTAGAGAAGTTGAAATTGTTTCATAGTACACAAAATTTAGAttcagaaaagaaagaaattgttCACGATGTCTCAAAAGGAAAATCAGAAACATTCAAGCTAACACAGCAAGAAACGCAACAAAAGTCAATTAGTTCGGAAGATAAAATGGACGTGATAGATCACGaagaaaacataaaaaaaactCAAATAGAAGACAGTGAAATGAATCAAAGTAtaaaatctaaattagatGAAAGTAAAAGTGAACTTCAAAAACATACGATAGAAGATTTACAGAAACTTATAGAAGAATAtcaaaataacaaaatcaaaTTATCTATGGAACTATCGAATTGCAAGCTTAGATATACAGAACTTAAAAATGAGCAAGATGCTCACAAAATTATtgcagaagaaaagaaaaaggaagctGATGCAATGATTGAGAAGTTACAAGCTACTGTGCAAAGTCTAGATAAAGAATTAGAAAACATGAGAAATGCTTTAATGGATAGAGATAAGGTGTGTGAAAATTATAACGCAAAAGTtaatgaatataaaatgatagtTGAGGAAactaatgaaaaaatattggCACAAGatacagaaataaaaacatttaaagaaaaagagcaacaagctaataaattaaagattGAGTTAGAAAATAAAGTTAGAGAATTATCAGAAACATGTAATGAACTTCAATCTTGTAAAACTGTAATGTCGGACCTTAAGAATAAACTGCAAACATATAATTCTGATATCGATTTACTTCGTGAAgagagaaataatttaatcaaaaatattttaaattacaaaatttctattcaaaacctaaaaacaaataataagcGTATTAAAAGTGATGTAACGGAACATTTAACGcaatttaataatgaaatgttTGCTCTGAAGAACGTACTTGGTGTATGTTTGAAAGAGGAAGCTATTATTCAAAATGTTGAGACAGAAGatttacaaatgaaattaaaagaatttgaaGAATTTAAACAGAAATATGATGAACTACAAACAGAACTAAAAGATACTATATGTATTAAATCTGACTTACAAGCAAACTtggaaaaatataatgaacaGTTAAAGGAGATGTCGATAAATCTTGAACAGCAAAATGAAGTTGATGTAAAAAATCGTAAACTTATAGCTGAAATAGATAAtcttaatttcaaattatatgATTTAAGAAATGTATCAGAAGAAATGAATTCATTGAAAATAGAATCTAAATCATTAAAGGAAGAACTTAATAATGTTAACACGGTAAATCAGTTGCTTTCCAATGAAATATcagaattaaaaatacaatttgaGGAAGccaataacaataaaaaagaattagaaGAAACTATTTCAATGTTAAAATCTGAAAGTTCCAACTGTAACAATAAGTtggaaaaacaaataaattctttgcaatcagaaattatacttttgaAAGAAAGTATGGTTGAAAAAGATAAACAAGTAAATACTTTAAATGAGGAGCTAAGAAGTAAAGAAAGTTTTGTAAACAGTTTAAAGAACGAATGTGAAAAGCACacaaaattaattgcaaaatatgAAGATCAAATTAGTAAACTCAAACAAGGGAAAGAAACACTACAGAAAACAGTACAATCAATGCAGGACAAACTGGGCAagttaaaagatattaaacaaaaacaAGGCTTAACAATACAAGAATTAAATGGTGAAATTAACGAAGTAAAGATCATAAATActgaattattagaaaaattaaaaatattagaaaacgaaataaatGCATTGAAATCTGAAAATGGCCAAATAATTACATTACAAAATAGTAATTCATCTATAACTTCAGAATTGGAACAATTAAAATCAATACATCATGAAATTGACCtagaaaataagaatttaaaaGATGGACAGAATGAACTTTTAAAACGTAATCAAGAATTACATGAgtctaatgaaaaattaatacaagAAGTTGTGTTTTACGAAAAACGTAACGAGCAATTGTTAAATGATAATAAACAGTTACAGATGGAGATTGAATCACACAAAAATAGTTTAAGTGGACAAAATCAGGATATTGAGAATCTAAAAAGTGAAATTGAGACATTGAGTACAGAATTGGAATCCAAAACGGAAAAACTGAATTTACAGTTTGAAGAATTTCGATTGTGTAAAAAAGAAGcagaagaaattaaagaatatttcacaaaagaaaataaaaatttacagaatGAAATCTGTAAATTAGATATTGCTTTGAAAGATAGAGAAAgtatagaagaaaaaaataaagaacttCTAGATGATGTAGAGTcattaagaaaagaaattataagactaaaagcaattaaagaagaaaatgataatttaaaattggaaataaataatttgactGAAATGAaagttaatttagaaaaaatgcAGTTACAATATAACGAATTAACTAATGAATAtgtgtttttaaaaaataacattgcAGAATTGGAAGGTGTAAATTCTGTCAATATAAAACTTCAATCAACTGTAAATAATTTAGAAGCTAAGATTTCTAGTTTAGAGCAAGCAGAATCTAAcaatattgaattaaaaacTGAACTTGATACATTAAAAACAACAAATACAGAAGTATTAtctcaaataaataaaataagtgtAGAAAGAGAACAATTAATAGCAGAACTTGGAGAATTAAAACTTACAGTAGATGAAAAAGTAGCAGAATTGAAATTgttagataataaaaatatggaattattgaaagaaattgaaaggTTGAAATCTTTAACAATGGAAGATGAAGCAATAGTAGAAGCAGAAACATCAAGAAATACTATTGAACatatgaaagaagaaattggTAGATTGCATGCAGAAGCTGAAGTtcttaaaaaatcaaatatttcacTACAAGAAAAAGTACAAAATGCAAATACGAACAAAACTGTAGATGATTCCTTTATCAAAGAAAGTGATATGTtacaagaagaaaataaaaaattggaagCCCAATTAGATGAGGCATTAATTACATTCCAAGCAAAGGAACTACAAATGCAAATtatgaataatgaattgaaAAATCAAGCAGATAAGCTGAAGGAGGAACTGAAAACAAATGAAGAAGAGCAGAGTATGAGATtaaaacaattagttaaagAATTTCAAGCTCAGTTACATGACAAAGAGGAAGAGTTACATGCTGCATTGGAAAAACGATttg ATCGCCAACAAAATTATGAATCAAATCTTGTTCAGCAATATAAAGAACAGTTAAAGGATTTTCAAGTAGAATTAACAACGAAATCTGAGCAAATTGAAAATCTAATTTTAGAAAACAAGAACTTAATGGCacaaaaaacaaaagataTAAATCAGTTAATAGAAAAAGTTACATCAATGAAAAAAGAACATGCAGATGAAATgagagaaattgaaaagaaatggAAATCAATTGTGCAACAAAAAACTGACAAACTGGAAGCAAaacacgaagaagaaattaatgaattaacaAGAGAATGGCGAAATGAAAGAAGG CCTGATGTACAAAATGATTTAACTCCCAAG GAATTAGAGAGTACTTCGCGGGTTGCAATGGCCGCTGTACAATCTAATACAGGCTCTTTTCATACTCTTCAACAAACATTAACGGCTCAGAGACGAGAATTAGCTGAACTTAGAAAATTAGTGAAATTAAGACATGACACGTTAGAAGATTCAACGGAAATTGAGTaccttagaaatattttatttgaatatatGATGGGACGAGAAACAATGGTACTTGCTAGAGTAATTGCTGCAGTTGTTAAGTTTGATCAAGAACAAACGGCAAAAATacttaaaaaagaagaagataaaaTGACATTGGTAAAGAAATTTAGTAAATATATGTGCTATCATTTTGAATACTTTAATCCTAAATTACTTGTCATTTCAGCTTGGTTCTTTGGGTCTTACATAGTAAAAAATCctgtatataatttaaaacGTGTAAGTACTTTTGTATATTAG